ATGGGTGGGGGAACTACTGATATTGCCGTTCTTGCATCAGGAGATATCGTTTTATCAAAATCTATTAAAGTTGCAGGGAACTACTTAAATGATGAATGTCAAAAATTCATCCGTTCACAATACGGTCTAGAAATTGGATCAAAAACTGCTGAATCTATCAAAGTTAACGTAGGGTCATTATCAAAATACCCAGACGAAAGACGTATGAAAGTTTACGGACGTGATGTTGTTTCAGGATTACCAAGAGAAATCGAAATTACACCAGAAGAAATTCGTGAAGTATTAAAAGTACCAGTATCAAGAATTATTGACTTAACTGTACAAGTATTAGAAGATACTCCACCAGAATTAGCTGGAGATATTTTCAGAAATGGTATTACTTTATGTGGTGGGGGAGCTTTAATCAAAGGAATTGATAAATACTTCGCTGACACTCTACAATTACCAACAAAAATTGGTGAACAACCATTACTAGCCGTTATTAACGGAACTAAAAAATTCGAATCAGAAATTTTTGAAATTATCAAAGCGCAAAGAAATCATTCTGAAGTTTCATATTAGTCTTATCTAATTAACGTAAAAATAATTAAGAAAAGGAGAGAAAAATATGATTAAACCAGATAGCGCCGCCTTTATATCACTTGACTTAGGAACATCAAACATTTTAGCTTATGTTGCAGGTCAAGGGATCGTTTATGATCAACCATCATTAATGGCTTATGATGCTAATACAAATGAATTAATTTGTTTAGGAAACGAAGCTTATGACATGGTTGGAAAAACACATGAAGGTATTAGAATGGTAACTCCTCTTGTAGATGGAGTTATCGCAGACTTAGAAGCTGCAGCAGATTTACTAAAACACATTTTTGGTAGATTAAGAATGATGAATTCATGAAAAAACTCAGTTGTTCTATTGGCTTGTCCAAGTGGAGTTACTGAACTAGAACGTGAAGCATTAAAAATGGTTGCCAAAGATATGGGAGCTGAATTAGTATTAATAGAAGAAGAAGCTAAAATGTCTGCTTTAGGAGCAGGTATTAATATCGACTTACCACAAGGTAACTTAGTATTAGACATCGGTGGGGGAACTACTGACGTTGCTATTTTATCAGCTGGAGAAATCGTTGTTTCTAAATCACTTAAAAATGCAGGAAACTTCTTTGATGAAGAAATCCG
This Spiroplasma endosymbiont of Panorpa germanica DNA region includes the following protein-coding sequences:
- a CDS encoding rod shape-determining protein, whose translation is MIKPDSAAFISLDLGTSNILAYVAGQGIVYDQPSLMAYDANTNELICLGNEAYDMVGKTHEGIRMVTPLVDGVIADLEAAADLLKHIFGRLRMMNSWKNSVVLLACPSGVTELEREALKMVAKDMGAELVLIEEEAKMSALGAGINIDLPQGNLVLDIGGGTTDVAILSAGEIVVSKSLKNAGNFFDEEIRKYVRSEYNISIGKKSAEGVKKEIGSLVKYPAERSMQVYGRDIVSGLPKEAKITSEEVRNVLLNSFSKITDLLIELLEETPPELAGDIMRNGITICGGGALIRNIEKYFIDIFQIPAKIAKEPLGCVIEGTKIFEKTVRRRLENGQYTKDEKSFLSL
- a CDS encoding rod shape-determining protein; its protein translation is MALVAAKKSNKPTFVSMDLGTANTLVYITGQGIVYNEPSIVAYRIKENKIVAVGEEAYKMIGKGNKTIRVVRPMVDGVITDIRATEAQLRYIFAKLRIAKTLKNSIMLLACPSVITELEKTALKKIAMNLGAVQVFVEEEVKMAALGGGVNIYAPTGNLIVDMGGGTTDIAVLASGDIVLSKSIKVAGNYLNDECQKFIRSQYGLEIGSKTAESIKVNVGSLSKYPDERRMKVYGRDVVSGLPREIEITPEEIREVLKVPVSRIIDLTVQVLEDTPPELAGDIFRNGITLCGGGALIKGIDKYFADTLQLPTKIGEQPLLAVINGTKKFESEIFEIIKAQRNHSEVSY